From one Lycium barbarum isolate Lr01 chromosome 6, ASM1917538v2, whole genome shotgun sequence genomic stretch:
- the LOC132599161 gene encoding coatomer subunit gamma, producing MAQPLVKKDDDRDDEMDYSPFMGIEKGAVLQEARVFNDPQLDARRCSQVITKLLYLLNQGETFAKVEATGVFFSVTKLFQSKDIGLRRMVYLIIKELSPSADEVIIVTSSLMKDMNSRTDMYRANAIRVLCRITDGTLLTQIERYLKQAIVDKNPVVASAALVSGIHLLQTNPEIVKRWSNEVQEAVQSRAALVQFHALALLHQIRQNDRLAVSKLVTSLTKGSVRSPLAQCLLIRYTSQVIRESGISQTGDRPFYDYLESCLRHKAEMVIFEAARAITELNGVTTRELTPAITVLQLFLSSSKPVLRFAAVRTLNKVAMTHPMAVTNCNIDMESLISDQNRSIATLAITTLLKTGNESSVDRLMKQITNFMSDIADEFKIVVVEAIRSLCLKFPLKYRSLMNFLSNILREEGGFEYKKAIVDSIVILIRDIPDAKEGGLLHLCEFIEDCEFTYLSTQILHFLGNEGPKTSDPSKYIRYIYNRVILENATVRASAVSTLAKFGALVDSLKPRIFVLLKRCLFDSDDEVRDRATLYLNTLGGDGAVVETDEEVKEFLFGSLGVPLTNLETSLKNYEPSEEPFDIHSVPKEVKSQPLAEKKAPGKKPTGLAAPPVAPTSTVDAYERLLSSIPEFSSYGKLFKSSAPVELTEAETEYAVNVVKHIFDSHIVFQYNCTNTIPEQLLENVSVIVDASEAEEFSEVASKPLKSLPYDTPGQTFVAFERPEGVPAVGKFSNTLRFIVKEVDPSTGDAEDDGVEDEYQLEDLEVVSADYMLKVGVSNFRNAWESLGDDCEKIDEYGLGPMESLTEAVNAVITLLGMQPCEGTEVVPSNSRSHTCLLSGLYIGNVKVLVRLSFGLGGPKEVAMKLAVRSEDISVSDAIHEIVASG from the exons ATGGCTCAACCTCTAGTGAAGAAGGACGACGATCGCGATGACGAAA TGGACTATTCCCCGTTTATGGGGATTGAGAAGGGCGCTGTTCTTcaggaagctagggttttcaatGATCCTCAATTGGATGCAAGGAGATGCTCACAG GTCATCACAAAGCTTTTGTATCTTCTGAATCAGGGCGAGACATTTGCAAAG GTTGAGGCTACAGGAGTCTTCTTTTCTGTCACAAAACTCTTTCAGTCAAAGGATATTGGTCTCAGGAGAATGGTGTATCTGATAATTAAAGAGCTTTCTCCTTCCGCAGACGAG GTTATCATTGTTACGAGCTCTCTTATGAAGGACATGAATAGCAGAACTGATATGTATCGGGCAAATGCTATTCGGGTCCTTTGTCGAATCACGGATGGGACACTTCTCACCCAAATAGAGAGATACTTGAAACAAGCCATTGTTGACAAAAATCCTGTTGTTGCAAGTGCTGCCCTTGTGAGTGGAATCCATTTGCTTCAG acaAATCCAGAAATTGTGAAAAGATGGAGCAATGAGGTCCAGGAAGCTGTGCAATCAAGGGCAGCTCTTGTTCAGTTCCATGCACTGGCCCTACTGCACCAG ATTCGGCAAAATGACCGTTTGGCTGTTAGCAAGCTAGTTACCAGTTTGACAAAAGGGAGTGTCCGCTCGCCTCTAGCTCAATGCCTTTTGATTCGCTATACTAGTCAG GTTATAAGAGAATCTGGCATTAGTCAAACAGGAGATCGGCCATTCTATGACTATTTAGAGAGTTGCCTTCGTCACAAAGCGGAAATGGTTATTTTTGAAGCAGCTAGGGCAATCACAGAGCTTAATGGTGTGACTACTCGAGAATTAACTCCTGCTATTACTGTTCTACAGCTCTTTTTAAGCTCTTCTAAGCCAGTTCTTAGGTTTGCTGCTGTCCGCACTTTGAATAAG GTGGCAATGACACATCCTATGGCTGTGACGAATTGCAACATTGATATGGAGAGCCTGATTTCTGATCAAAACAGGAGTATTGCAACTCTGGCCATCACAACTCTACTCAAGACCGGGAATGAATCAAGTGTTGATCGTCTAATGAAGCAGATCACTAACTTCATGTCTGACATTGCTGATGAGTTTAAGATAGTGGTGGTGGAAGCCATTAGATCATTGTGTTTGAAGTTCCCCCTTAAGTACAGATCTTT GATGAATTTCTTGAGCAATATTTTGAGGGAAGAAGGTGGATTTGAGTACAAGAAGGCCATTGTTGATTCAATTGTGATCCTGATTAGAGATATCCCAGATGCTAAAGAAGGTGGCTTGCTCCACCTGTGTGAATTCATTGAGGACTGTGAATTTACATATCTTTCTACTCAG ATACTACACTTTCTTGGAAATGAAGGACCTAAGACCTCTGACCCCAGTAAGTACATACGATACATATATAATCGGGTGATACTTGAAAATGCAACAGTTCGGGCGAGTGCGGTGAGCACCTTAGCGAAGTTTGGTGCCTTGGTTGATTCATTGAAG CCTCGTATATTTGTGCTGTTGAAGCGTTGTCTGTTTGACAGTGATGATGAG GTTCGTGACCGTGCAACACTTTACTTGAATACCCTTGGTGGTGATGGTGCAGTTGTTGAAACTGATGAAGAGGTGAAGGAATTCCTTTTTGGTTCACTCGGTGTCCCTCTGACCAATCTGGAAACCAGTTTGAAGAACTAT GAGCCATCGGAGGAGCCATTTGATATTCATTCTGTACCTAAGGAAGTCAAATCTCAACCCTTGGCAGAGAAGAAAGCACCTGGTAAAAAGCCAACCGGTTTGGCTGCTCCACCTGTGGCCCCCACTTCCACTGTTGATGCATATGAAAGATTACTGTCCTCTATTCCAGAATTTTCCAGTTATGGGAAGCTTTTCAAG TCATCTGCGCCAGTGGAGCTTACAGAAGCTGAAACAGAATATGCAGTTAATGTTGTCAAGCACATTTTCGACAGTCATATCGTGTTCCAGTACAACTGCACCAACACTATTCCTGAGCAATTGCTGGAAAAT GTCAGTGTTATAGTAGATGCTTCTGAAGCCGAGGAGTTTTCTGAAGTAGCATCCAAACCTCTCAAGTCCCTTCCATACGATACCCCAGGGCAGACATTTGTGGCTTTTGAGAGACCGGAAGGAGTCCCTGCTGTTGGGAAATTCTCAAACACGTTAAGATTCATCGTTAAAGAG GTTGATCCATCTACTGGTGATGCTGAAGACGATGGTGTCGAAGACGAATACCAGCTAGAAGATCTTGAGGTTGTTTCAGCAGATTATATGCTAAAAGTAGGAGTGTCCAACTTTAGGAATGCCTGGGAGAGTTTGGGAGATGATTGTGAAAAGATAGATGAATATGGTCTTGGACCAATGGAAAGCCTGACTGAAGCTGTAAATGCAGTCATCACCCTTCTTGGCATGCAACCTTGCGAG GGCACTGAGGTAGTCCCAAGCAACTCAAGATCACACACATGTTTATTATCTGGTCTTTACATTGGCAATGTAAAGGTTCTAGTTCGGTTGTCATTTGGACTCGGTGGGCCAAAGGAGGTTGCAATGAAACTGGCTGTTAGGTCCGAAGATATATCTGTCAGTGATGCAATTCATGAAATTGTTGCAAGTGGCTAG